The following proteins are co-located in the Mesorhizobium sp. M1E.F.Ca.ET.045.02.1.1 genome:
- a CDS encoding EAL domain-containing protein, whose translation MGRTKTESIPADVYIQFVRSLFDNAHMLLIGGACYWILGFMIYLRTHNPLFLTFSFALLSVSLIRYFGIRSFLRTGGVIADVEHAQRLERSYILKGCLQGLGLGALCFVSIYVYPDPFAELAAMSLTLATLVTVVARNYGSPRMVRIFSVTFIGPAALALLLRMDAPSVVLGLMIIPMTFITITGADHVRNVLFSAVIGHKQARNLTRRFDRALNTMSHGLVMLGPDGRVAVANAEAAHLMSLKSADALLGRSIHGLLMRGVAGGMLAPKDCRYIEAQLTRALREGRDRKVLVSLANGQHYEFSAREGSQELGVVTFEDVTARVEAEEKIRFMARYDNLTGLPNRAYFHELAGEAMASGDRDRLCGLAVLDLDDFKSVNDTLGHPVGDGLIYAVAERLAAVAGPGINVSRFGGDEFMIYFDRIEDESHLGSLLDEIFADLQGEVDVAGHGLRIQASGGAVLSIVKDTDVDAMIVKADLALYKAKELGKNSWRLFEASMDAAFRNRQLMKADLRSAVQAKELRVVYQPIVSMSTMRIASCEALCRWDHPDLGPISPGVFIPLAEEMGIISEISTFVLQAACAECAKWPAQTSVSINLSAKDFRNRDVVQKVRDALAASGLAPHRLEIEVTETALLDDKSLTRELIEELKTLGVRIALDDFGTGYSSLSYLHKLPLDKIKIDRSFLIDVTQSAQSLDLLKGIVGLTRTLGLVVTIEGVETFEQLKILVRSVKPDLVQGFLFGAALSASGIETMSNVTWPFAADLRLAAKRTAR comes from the coding sequence ATGGGCAGAACAAAGACCGAAAGCATCCCCGCGGATGTTTATATCCAATTTGTGCGCTCGTTGTTCGACAACGCGCATATGTTGCTGATCGGTGGCGCGTGCTATTGGATCCTCGGATTCATGATCTATCTGCGCACGCACAACCCCTTGTTCCTGACGTTTTCTTTTGCTCTGCTTTCCGTCAGCCTTATCCGTTACTTCGGCATTCGCAGCTTCCTGCGAACAGGCGGCGTGATTGCCGATGTCGAACACGCGCAGCGGTTGGAGCGCAGCTACATCCTGAAGGGCTGCCTGCAGGGCCTCGGCCTGGGCGCGCTGTGCTTCGTGTCGATCTATGTGTATCCCGATCCCTTTGCCGAGCTGGCGGCGATGTCGCTGACCTTGGCCACCCTGGTCACGGTTGTCGCCCGCAACTACGGCTCGCCGCGCATGGTGCGGATCTTTTCGGTGACCTTCATCGGTCCGGCGGCGCTTGCGCTCCTGCTGCGCATGGACGCGCCTTCCGTCGTCCTCGGCCTGATGATCATCCCGATGACGTTCATCACCATCACCGGCGCCGACCATGTGCGCAACGTGCTCTTCTCGGCCGTCATCGGCCACAAGCAGGCGAGAAACCTGACGCGCAGGTTCGACCGCGCGCTCAACACCATGTCGCATGGCCTGGTCATGCTCGGCCCGGACGGACGCGTCGCGGTCGCCAATGCCGAGGCCGCCCACCTGATGTCGCTGAAGTCGGCCGACGCGCTGCTCGGGCGTTCGATCCACGGTCTTCTGATGCGCGGTGTCGCCGGCGGCATGCTGGCACCGAAGGACTGCCGCTACATCGAGGCGCAGCTGACGCGCGCCCTGCGCGAGGGCCGCGACCGCAAGGTGCTGGTTTCGCTCGCCAACGGCCAGCACTACGAATTCTCCGCGCGCGAAGGCAGCCAGGAACTCGGCGTCGTCACCTTCGAGGATGTGACGGCCCGCGTCGAGGCGGAGGAGAAGATCCGTTTCATGGCGCGCTACGACAACCTCACCGGCCTGCCGAACCGCGCCTACTTCCACGAGCTGGCCGGCGAGGCCATGGCGTCCGGCGACCGCGACCGGCTCTGCGGCCTGGCGGTGCTCGATCTTGACGATTTCAAGAGCGTCAATGACACGCTCGGCCATCCGGTCGGCGACGGGCTGATCTATGCCGTGGCCGAGCGGCTGGCGGCGGTTGCCGGGCCTGGCATCAATGTCAGCCGCTTCGGCGGCGACGAGTTCATGATCTATTTCGACCGCATCGAGGATGAGAGCCATCTCGGCAGCCTGCTCGACGAGATCTTCGCCGACTTGCAGGGCGAAGTCGACGTTGCCGGGCATGGCCTGCGTATCCAGGCCAGCGGCGGCGCGGTGTTGTCCATCGTCAAGGACACCGACGTCGATGCCATGATCGTCAAGGCGGACCTTGCGCTCTACAAGGCCAAGGAGCTCGGCAAGAACAGCTGGCGGCTGTTCGAGGCTTCGATGGATGCCGCCTTCCGCAACCGCCAGCTGATGAAGGCCGATCTGCGCAGCGCCGTGCAAGCCAAGGAACTGCGCGTCGTCTACCAGCCGATCGTATCGATGAGCACCATGCGCATCGCCAGTTGCGAGGCGCTTTGCCGCTGGGATCATCCCGATCTCGGGCCGATTTCGCCGGGCGTCTTCATTCCGCTGGCCGAGGAGATGGGCATCATCTCCGAGATCAGCACCTTCGTGCTGCAGGCAGCCTGCGCCGAATGCGCCAAATGGCCGGCGCAGACCAGCGTTTCGATCAACCTGTCGGCCAAGGATTTCCGCAACCGCGACGTCGTGCAGAAGGTGCGCGACGCCTTGGCGGCGTCGGGCCTTGCGCCGCACCGGCTCGAGATCGAGGTCACCGAGACTGCCCTGCTCGACGACAAATCGCTGACGCGCGAACTGATCGAGGAGTTGAAGACCCTTGGCGTTCGCATCGCGCTCGACGACTTCGGCACCGGCTATTCGAGCCTCAGCTATCTGCACAAGCTGCCGCTCGACAAGATCAAGATCGACCGCTCCTTCCTGATCGACGTGACCCAGAGCGCCCAGTCGCTCGATCTTTTGAAGGGGATCGTCGGCTTGACCCGGACCTTGGGCCTGGTCGTCACCATCGAAGGGGTCGAGACCTTCGAGCAACTGAAGATACTTGTGCGCTCGGTCAAACCGGACCTCGTGCAGGGTTTCCTCTTCGGTGCCGCGCTCAGTGCATCGGGCATCGAGACGATGTCGAACGTCACCTGGCCGTTCGCCGCGGACCTGCGTCTCGCCGCCAAGCGGACGGCCAGGTAG
- a CDS encoding indolepyruvate ferredoxin oxidoreductase family protein — translation MTLHDVALDDKFDLGKERVFLSGAQAVVRMLLMQRERDRRAGLNTAGFVSGYRGSPLGGLDMQLWKAKRQLAQSDIVFQPGLNEELAATACWGSQQTELLGEGTHDGVFAVWYGKGPGVDRSGDVFRHANLAGSSKHGGVLALMGDDHMAESSTNAHATEFLFVDTMVPILNPAGVQEIIDYGLYGFAMSRFAGTWAAIKCVKDNIESTASVDASLERLNIVTPDFDMPPGGLNIRHEIDMLGQEERLHEHKRAAASAFIQANGLNRIVYSGGRNPKLGVITIGKSYLDVRQALEDIGIDEKAANRIGIRLFKVGCPWPLDFQHIADFARGLDTIVVVEEKRSLIEVQLRENLYGTAAQPAIVGKKDERGDWLFPAKGALDPNEIAIALGERILRTIGPSEEIAARVAKLRQFQAMLADTVDIGSRTPFFCSGCPHNSSTKVPEGSLAAAGIGCHFMALWMDRNTVGFTAMGGEGAQWVGQAPFSKRDHIFQNLGDGTYNHSGLLAIRFALSSGANITYKILYNDAVAMTGGQPHEGGLTVDMIARQVRAEGVNRIAIVTDEPDKYAGKADFPAGATIHHRDDLDLVQRELRGVKGVSVLLYDQTCAAEKRRRRKRGTFPDPDRRVFINELVCEGCGDCGVQSNCVSIQPVETEFGRKRRIDQSSCNKDFSCLGGFCPSFVTVHGGKIRKAEGIAGKTDPLDGVPSPAEFPLGGEGWAAIIDGVGGTGVVTIGAVLGMAAHLEGKGCGMIDMAGLAQKGGSVFTHVRIASTPEDIHAIRVSAGKADLVLGCDLVVSGAKKVLAAVREGHTMFLANTAEIMPGEFTRSADFSLPVERLKKAIRAAAGDDNAHFFDATRTATALFGNSLGANMFMLGFAFQHGGLPLSAEAVEKAIELNGEAVAMNIAAFRWGRRAAHQPDFVRNLVGKTGKPVSAPAETLDDIIARRVAFLTAYQNAAYGKRYADRVAALRAAEARAVPGSTAVTGAAAKNLFKLMAIKDEYEVARLYTDGSFASDLARQFQSYERLEFHLAPPILGRRGNDGKPRKSSFGPWMMKAFRLLSAMKGLRGTAFDLFGHTAERRAERQLLAQYEADLDLIAAALAPGRVEAAAALASVPALIRGYGHVRQASAAKAAEERSRLLQRLSQTVPVPVLNAAE, via the coding sequence ATGACGCTGCATGACGTCGCGCTCGACGACAAGTTCGACCTTGGCAAGGAGCGCGTTTTCCTGTCCGGGGCGCAGGCCGTCGTGCGCATGCTTCTTATGCAGCGCGAGCGCGACCGCCGCGCCGGGCTCAACACCGCGGGCTTCGTCTCCGGCTATCGCGGCTCGCCGCTCGGCGGCCTCGACATGCAGCTCTGGAAGGCGAAGCGGCAGCTTGCGCAATCCGACATCGTCTTCCAGCCTGGCCTCAACGAGGAACTCGCCGCCACCGCCTGCTGGGGCTCGCAGCAGACCGAGCTGCTCGGCGAAGGCACGCATGACGGCGTCTTCGCGGTCTGGTACGGCAAGGGGCCGGGCGTCGATCGCTCCGGCGACGTGTTCCGCCACGCCAACCTCGCCGGCTCGTCCAAGCATGGCGGCGTTCTCGCCCTGATGGGCGACGACCACATGGCCGAATCCTCGACCAACGCGCATGCCACCGAATTCCTGTTCGTCGACACCATGGTGCCGATCCTCAATCCGGCCGGCGTCCAGGAGATCATCGACTACGGCCTTTACGGCTTTGCCATGTCGCGCTTCGCCGGCACCTGGGCGGCGATCAAATGCGTCAAGGACAACATCGAATCGACGGCCTCAGTCGACGCCTCGCTCGAGCGGCTGAACATCGTCACTCCTGACTTCGACATGCCGCCCGGCGGCCTCAACATCCGCCACGAGATCGACATGCTCGGCCAGGAAGAGCGGCTGCATGAGCATAAGCGCGCCGCCGCTTCCGCCTTCATCCAGGCCAATGGGCTGAACCGGATCGTCTATTCGGGCGGTCGCAACCCGAAGCTCGGCGTCATCACCATCGGCAAGAGCTATCTCGACGTCCGCCAGGCGCTGGAAGATATCGGCATCGATGAGAAGGCCGCAAACCGCATCGGCATCCGCCTGTTCAAGGTCGGCTGCCCCTGGCCGCTCGATTTCCAGCACATCGCCGACTTCGCGCGCGGCCTCGACACCATCGTCGTCGTCGAGGAAAAGCGCTCGCTGATCGAGGTGCAGCTGCGTGAAAATCTCTACGGCACCGCCGCCCAGCCGGCCATCGTCGGCAAGAAGGACGAGCGCGGCGACTGGCTGTTTCCGGCCAAGGGTGCGCTCGATCCCAACGAGATCGCGATCGCGCTCGGCGAGCGGATCCTGCGCACCATCGGCCCGTCGGAGGAGATCGCCGCGCGGGTGGCGAAGCTGCGCCAGTTCCAGGCGATGCTCGCCGACACCGTCGACATCGGCTCGCGCACGCCTTTCTTCTGCTCGGGCTGTCCGCACAATTCCTCGACCAAGGTGCCGGAGGGCTCGCTGGCCGCCGCCGGCATCGGCTGCCACTTCATGGCGCTGTGGATGGACAGGAACACCGTCGGCTTCACCGCCATGGGCGGCGAGGGCGCGCAATGGGTCGGCCAGGCGCCGTTCTCGAAGCGCGACCATATCTTCCAGAATCTCGGCGACGGCACCTACAACCATTCCGGCCTGCTGGCGATCCGCTTCGCGCTGTCCTCCGGCGCCAACATCACCTACAAGATCCTCTACAACGACGCGGTCGCCATGACCGGCGGCCAGCCGCATGAAGGCGGCCTCACCGTGGATATGATCGCCAGACAGGTGCGCGCCGAAGGCGTCAACCGCATCGCCATCGTCACCGACGAACCGGACAAATATGCCGGCAAGGCCGATTTCCCGGCTGGCGCCACGATCCATCACCGCGACGACCTCGACCTGGTCCAGCGCGAATTGCGCGGTGTGAAAGGCGTCTCGGTGCTTCTCTACGATCAGACCTGCGCCGCCGAGAAGCGCCGCCGCCGCAAGCGCGGCACCTTTCCCGACCCCGACAGGCGCGTCTTCATCAACGAGTTGGTCTGCGAGGGTTGCGGCGATTGCGGCGTGCAATCCAACTGCGTCTCGATCCAGCCGGTCGAAACCGAATTCGGCCGCAAGCGCCGGATCGACCAGTCGAGCTGCAACAAGGATTTTTCATGCCTTGGCGGTTTCTGCCCCTCCTTCGTCACCGTTCATGGCGGCAAGATCAGGAAGGCCGAAGGCATCGCCGGCAAGACCGATCCGCTCGACGGCGTGCCGTCGCCCGCCGAATTCCCGCTTGGCGGAGAGGGCTGGGCGGCGATCATCGACGGCGTCGGCGGCACCGGCGTGGTCACCATCGGCGCGGTGCTCGGCATGGCCGCCCACCTCGAGGGTAAAGGCTGCGGCATGATCGACATGGCGGGCCTTGCCCAGAAGGGCGGCTCGGTCTTCACCCATGTCCGCATTGCTTCGACGCCCGAGGACATCCACGCCATCCGCGTTTCGGCCGGCAAGGCGGATCTCGTGCTCGGCTGCGACCTCGTGGTCTCCGGCGCCAAGAAGGTGCTCGCCGCGGTGCGCGAGGGTCACACGATGTTCCTCGCCAACACCGCCGAAATCATGCCTGGCGAATTCACGCGCTCCGCCGATTTTTCCCTGCCGGTCGAACGGCTGAAGAAAGCGATCCGCGCCGCCGCTGGCGACGACAACGCCCACTTCTTCGACGCCACCCGCACCGCCACCGCTTTGTTTGGCAATTCGCTCGGCGCCAACATGTTCATGCTCGGCTTCGCTTTCCAGCATGGCGGGCTGCCGCTGTCGGCCGAAGCCGTTGAAAAGGCTATCGAATTGAACGGTGAAGCCGTGGCGATGAACATCGCCGCCTTCCGTTGGGGCCGTCGCGCCGCGCACCAGCCGGACTTCGTGCGCAACCTGGTCGGCAAGACCGGCAAGCCGGTGTCCGCGCCCGCCGAAACGCTGGACGACATCATCGCCCGGCGCGTTGCATTCCTCACCGCCTACCAGAACGCCGCCTATGGCAAGCGCTATGCCGATAGGGTCGCCGCGCTGCGTGCCGCCGAGGCGCGGGCGGTTCCCGGCTCGACCGCTGTGACCGGGGCCGCCGCCAAAAACCTGTTCAAGCTGATGGCGATCAAGGACGAGTATGAGGTGGCGCGGCTCTATACCGACGGCAGCTTCGCCTCCGATCTCGCAAGGCAGTTCCAGAGCTACGAAAGGCTCGAATTCCATCTCGCGCCGCCGATCCTCGGGCGGCGCGGCAATGACGGCAAGCCGAGGAAATCGAGTTTCGGTCCCTGGATGATGAAGGCTTTTCGCCTGCTGTCGGCCATGAAAGGCCTGCGCGGCACGGCATTCGACCTCTTCGGCCACACCGCCGAACGGCGCGCCGAGCGGCAACTGCTTGCGCAATACGAGGCTGATCTCGATCTGATCGCCGCAGCGCTTGCGCCGGGCAGGGTCGAAGCCGCTGCCGCTCTCGCCTCCGTGCCCGCGCTCATCCGCGGCTATGGCCATGTCCGGCAGGCCAGCGCAGCAAAGGCGGCCGAGGAGCGCTCCAGACTGCTCCAGCGGCTGAGCCAAACCGTGCCGGTGCCGGTTCTCAACGCCGCCGAGTGA
- a CDS encoding CGNR zinc finger domain-containing protein, whose protein sequence is MTVSWTPHRFTGGILALDTANTVVLRNDPEKTFDRFDDPAEIARFAEAASGFRAAELGGRRLQAPEPGGIAPVVLSIREATDRLFRHAITKGAISAGHLPDFLTACASGLSGSSTEIGAPGQPFGDPATPIAFEAALAVSALSLLRDETVARLRICPNCSWLFVDRSRNASRLWCDMAVCGNRQKANRYYRRRTAAREAINA, encoded by the coding sequence ATGACGGTATCCTGGACCCCGCACCGCTTCACCGGCGGCATCCTCGCGCTCGACACGGCGAACACGGTCGTGCTGCGCAACGATCCGGAAAAGACTTTTGATCGTTTCGACGATCCCGCCGAGATCGCCCGCTTCGCCGAGGCGGCAAGCGGCTTTCGCGCCGCCGAGCTCGGCGGCCGGCGGCTGCAGGCGCCGGAACCGGGCGGCATCGCCCCGGTCGTGCTGTCGATCCGTGAGGCGACCGACCGGCTGTTTCGCCATGCCATAACGAAAGGTGCCATCTCCGCCGGCCATCTGCCGGATTTCCTGACGGCCTGCGCCAGTGGCCTTTCCGGTAGCAGCACCGAGATCGGGGCGCCGGGCCAGCCGTTCGGCGATCCGGCGACACCGATCGCCTTCGAGGCGGCCTTGGCCGTCTCGGCGCTTTCGCTGTTGCGCGACGAAACCGTTGCCAGGCTCAGGATTTGTCCGAACTGCAGCTGGCTCTTCGTCGACCGCAGCCGCAACGCCAGCCGCCTCTGGTGCGACATGGCCGTCTGCGGCAACCGTCAGAAAGCGAACCGCTACTATCGCCGCCGCACGGCGGCCAGGGAGGCCATCAATGCCTAG
- a CDS encoding branched-chain amino acid ABC transporter permease: MLYFYQQVLNGLHSGALYALLAFGYVLTNGILHRTNLAYGALFAFCGHTMILTAAFGYQALWLTLFASVALGIVAALLYAVLISQVLSRSVFERLADRSPNAIVVTTLGILLFLSEASRIAADTHDLWLPPMLADPVVFAQDAGFKVTLTVIQLLDCAAVIAVVALAAWTFSHSRFGRAWRAVSDDPKAAAMCGVDVRAVFRRAVLYGGFCAAFAGVLAGLYYGNISFGTGLVYGLKILFVTAVGGYLSPLKAALGAAAFGMAESLWAGYFPIEWRDGWIYLFLVAMLVLIGASRDQAKVA; the protein is encoded by the coding sequence ATGCTCTATTTCTACCAGCAGGTGCTCAACGGGCTGCATTCCGGCGCGCTCTATGCGCTGCTCGCCTTCGGCTATGTGCTGACGAACGGCATCCTGCACCGCACCAACCTTGCCTATGGCGCGCTGTTTGCCTTTTGCGGCCACACGATGATCCTGACCGCGGCCTTCGGCTACCAGGCGCTGTGGCTGACGCTGTTCGCGTCGGTCGCGCTCGGCATCGTGGCCGCTCTGCTCTATGCCGTGCTGATCAGCCAAGTGCTGTCGCGCAGCGTCTTCGAAAGGCTGGCCGACAGGTCGCCCAACGCCATCGTGGTGACGACGCTCGGCATCTTGCTGTTCCTGTCGGAAGCAAGCCGCATCGCCGCCGACACCCATGATCTTTGGCTGCCGCCGATGCTCGCCGATCCTGTCGTCTTCGCGCAGGATGCCGGCTTCAAGGTCACGCTCACCGTCATCCAGCTGCTCGACTGCGCCGCCGTGATAGCGGTGGTGGCCCTGGCGGCCTGGACGTTTTCGCATTCGCGCTTCGGCCGCGCCTGGCGAGCCGTCTCCGACGATCCGAAGGCGGCCGCGATGTGCGGCGTCGACGTGCGCGCTGTGTTCCGCCGCGCGGTGCTCTACGGCGGCTTCTGCGCGGCTTTTGCAGGCGTGCTCGCCGGCCTCTATTACGGCAATATCAGCTTCGGCACCGGTCTCGTCTACGGCCTCAAGATCCTGTTCGTCACGGCGGTCGGCGGCTATTTGTCGCCGCTCAAGGCGGCGCTTGGCGCCGCGGCCTTCGGAATGGCCGAATCGCTGTGGGCCGGTTACTTCCCGATCGAATGGCGCGATGGCTGGATATATCTCTTCCTCGTCGCCATGCTGGTGCTGATCGGCGCAAGCCGCGACCAGGCCAAGGTCGCCTGA
- a CDS encoding TRAP transporter small permease subunit encodes MAGLLALSRTIDRINEFIGRWISWLILLAILVSAGNAVIRKAFDISSNAWLELQWYLFGAAFMLAAAYTLKQNDHIRIDIVYGMFSRRVQHWIDLLGHLFFLMPFVVLMVIYFVPYVSLSFRSGEMSTNAGGLIVWPAKAILLAGFILLALQGVSEIIKKIAIMRGDMEDPNPFVSAHEQAELEAKALAEEAKALAGEVRP; translated from the coding sequence ATGGCAGGGCTACTCGCTCTCTCCAGGACGATCGACCGCATCAACGAGTTCATCGGCCGCTGGATCTCGTGGCTGATCCTGCTGGCGATCCTGGTAAGCGCCGGCAACGCCGTCATCCGCAAGGCGTTCGATATCTCCTCCAATGCCTGGCTCGAACTGCAATGGTACCTGTTCGGCGCCGCCTTCATGCTGGCGGCGGCCTACACGCTGAAGCAGAACGACCATATCCGCATCGACATCGTCTACGGCATGTTCTCGCGCCGCGTGCAGCACTGGATCGACCTTCTCGGCCACCTCTTCTTCCTGATGCCGTTCGTGGTGCTGATGGTGATCTACTTCGTTCCTTACGTGTCGCTGTCTTTCCGCAGCGGCGAGATGTCGACCAACGCCGGCGGCCTGATCGTCTGGCCGGCCAAGGCCATCCTGCTCGCCGGCTTCATCCTGCTGGCGCTGCAGGGCGTTTCAGAGATCATCAAGAAGATCGCCATCATGCGCGGCGACATGGAGGATCCCAATCCCTTCGTATCGGCGCATGAGCAAGCCGAGCTCGAGGCCAAGGCGCTTGCCGAAGAAGCCAAGGCGCTGGCCGGCGAGGTGCGCCCATGA